The sequence GAAAGTGAATGAAAGGACGTCGAAGTGTTTGATTAAGTTGGGCGATTCGTTTTGCCGATCATGATGGAGAAAAAGTTTTAGATAAAGCGATTTTCTGTTCGCTTGTCTCGAAGTTTGCAGTCTCTATTCATACCTTCGTATTGTTTAATTAGTTGACAATGTCACGTACATTTTCCGTCGTAATACTTTAGTCTTGCAAGTTTTATGTAGCCGTGTAATTCCTTTCGTGTGAATGTTACGACTTGTAGCTCTGTAATTATCCTTGCGCGGATGTTATAATGAttgcagaaattttatttatcttgtaaGTAATCTAAGGTCAAGAGATATgtttatattaagtatattttaatttagaattcgTTGTTAATCTCCTTATTTATTCACATGCTTACACGAAGCTAATGTTCAGACCTCGCTCCTCAATACGAAAAATGGTAGAGAAGATTTCACTGCAGAAGACGATCGCTCGATTGGACTTTCCAGCTATTATAGCCTTCGGCAACCCTTTACTGGATATCTTTGTGATGCTGGAAAATGACGACCTGTTTAAGAAGTACAATCTTAAGACGGATGGTGAAACAGAACTGTGCGAGGAGAAGATGCAGGAGTTAACTGCAGATTTACCATCAGAgttaatgaatatatttattagaatatatttatgtttgtgctctatatatatatattctgtttttatttaaattttttatttatttaatttataaatatgaaatttgtgtttcataagtttttatttttattaagtaaattGCTTgcgaacaaaaagaaataaattatgatttaaattagattacaCCATCacacataataaaaattttcctgTTTTGTAGGAGTGAGCAAAATATGTGCCCCGGAGGATCCGCGCAGAATACAATGAGGATCTTACAATGGCTCTGTGATGATACCCATGAGTCTCAAATTGGTATTTTTCACGGTGGCCTCGGAAACGATCAAAATGGTTCGATCTTAGAAAAATTAGTTCGAATTTCTGGGGTGGATGTAAGGTTTGTAGTTACACCACGTAACTCACTCACCAAAGAatgaagtaatattttttttcacggCAATAAtgctataaattttacttttgaaTATTCTGTTAGGTACGCCATACATCCAACTCTGCCTACTGGATTATGCGTTTCGCTCGTACACGATACTTCCCGTAGTTTGGTTGCGAATCTTGGTGCAgctaatgtatatacattggACGACCTGAAGAAGGCGAATTTACGATTGGACAACGTGAAAGTAATTTACATTGAAGGATATTTCATAACGCATAGTTTGGACGTGGCTAAGGAATTGGTTAAGCGGGCGCAGGAGACAAATATCATAATAGCGTTCAACCTTAGTGgtctatatatatttcaggtataaaccataaaatatatcattatttcagtgataataatatattaatatattattattaatatatatcaggtataacccataaaatttattatttattgatagcTATTGTAAATAGATAGTAGATATGCTAGACAAGAACATCTTATGCAATCTTTGTTTTAACATTGTAAACTTGAATAATGAATGCATTATTCCATTCTGTCTAATTTGTAAAGAATCATCATGCAGCTATTTGCGAAATGGTCGGTTACGCCAAGATCGTATTCGGGAATGCGAGGGAAATGATTGCTCTGGCACAGGCATTGAATGTGAAATACGACGACGTTACTGACATACCTTTCTTGCTAAATAGCTTGAAGAGAATAACGGTGGACATTTCTAGCGCTAGCTGCAAAGATTGGCTCGCTGATGATGGCATATTCGTCATGACACGCGGAGGATCTGCACCGGCGATCATTGTATGGGGCAAAGGACAATCGATTCAGGtttgtttcataaaatataaaaatcatgtAAATTCAAGTAAACATGTTGTACAACTAAATAGTAATTAgtaactatttatttatatcatttatattatttatataaaaacaaaatatatacaaccaagatgataaataatatacatataaaaaacctaagtatatatattttttttatatttataagaataaaggaataaattctttttacgttTATTTCACGCAGATACCACCGATTTCACCAAAGGCACCTATCGTAGACACAACAGGCGCCGGGGATGCTCTAGTGGCTGGTTTTCTCGCTGGCGTTCTGGCACATTGGGACCCGAAGAATTGCTTAGAATTGGGATGCAAGGTCGCATCGTACATGATAACCAGATTTGGCGTCACGCTACCGTGCAACCTACCTCCCGATTTGCTGCCATAACAGTTCGATTCCTTTAGGAAATTAATGACTAATCGTTACCTGACATACTCGTAATCGTAcggttattatttatttattgcttgaAAAAATTCTACGCGGCGAATTACTCGTCAGAAATGATAATTAGCAGTTCTTATCGATGTGACATcaattagatatttattttttcgggCTATAGTGAATATTTGCAACGCGTATGCGTCACATTGTAAAATGATATAGAATTCGTTCCATTGGTTCAATATTGCTATCGCGATCTTGTCATCAGATCGTGCAGcaatcttaattattaacatgcAAACAGGGAAAGAGATATTGAGCATTGTCCTCGATAAATGTGTTGCTACTAGAGATCTATAGTTTATCTGCCTGCTGTTGCAATGTGCTAAactgtgtaatatatatatatatatatatatatatatatataaaagtttataattaataattatattcattttttcttttcctatttttttatGGTATATAGAGAGACGGTACCGATGTATAGTTTATGTCattgtatacatatgtgtatatacatgtgcgtgtgtatagaaaattttatgtatagaaaattttaaatatatttaagtttATTTTGTGTGTTCTAATCCTTCATTGTATTGTCtgcacaaatttatataattattctatcaTATATTGTAAAGTACTCTGCAAACCAATCTCTTTTACATAGCATTGGGTATGTTGAAAGTGCTAACTGGACTACAGCGAGAATCGCAGGTTAAAAGTTGAAAGAtctatttatgaaattaaatataaaacaaatttaatgacaaggtaaaatattgaaaattgataGTATTGGACAGgatgacaaaaatatatttaagaaattaacaaaGAGACAAGTTATTATTTcggttaaaatatttatttcactttgaacaattataaatgattaataataaaatatgtttaaatatgTGGCTTCAAGCCTTACTACAAAATATCATGAGATGCttttcgtaattattttcttgtctTTGGCTTTCTTTAAATCGGTTATTTTCACATctaatctttttctttgtcgtttcagtaattttactttatttaaggcagatgttaatttatttttcataacttCCTTTTGCTCCCGCAACAAATGCCGAAACATTTCCGCCTGATTTTCTAATTGTCTTGTGTGATCGTCTTTCAATGATTGCACAAGAGCCCTCAAGCGTTCATTATCTGCTTTAAGagttttaatttgtaattctaGATTTGGTTCATTTGTAGGAAGACATTTATTCGTTCGCACGATCTGTAATCCTGGATTTGGCTCGTTTGTAGGAATACATTTATTCGTTCGCACAATCTCTACATAAACAAATGTATTAGAATTTCCTATACCGAAATTATAGGCGTACATGCGTACTAAATACATACCTTTTACGGAAATAGGTACAATGTGTGCATTTCTGTTGCAAATGTTGGAAATTACATCTCTTTTTGCTACTATTTCTGTCGAAATAGGTACttcgttaatatttttattgcaaaaatgtatttgtAAGAAATATATGTGCACGCTGAACACGCATACCTTCTTTGCAGCCAGTCTTCACTTGTCCATCTATTATTATccattatttcaaaattgcaaatttacaaatatgtaGGAATTTTTTGTATCAATAACAAGTAATTCTTCTATCATAACTTGATGCATACTTACGTAGATTTATTAAACCATTTTGCTCTTGCAATGGATCTACTCGTAGAGCTAAAAGTTTTGTTGGTactacatttatttttaatctcttGTTTTGCTCTTGCAACGGGTCTACTCGTAGCGCTAAAAGTTTTGTCGGTACTGTATTTATTTTGACTCTTTTATTTTGCTCTTGCAATGGGTCTACTCGTAGTGCTAAGAATTTCGTTGGCActgcatttatttttactcttttgTTTTGCCCCTGCAACGGATCTACTTGTACTGTTAAAGGCTCTGTTGGCGCTGCATTTATtcttaatcttttattttgctCCTGCAACGGATCTACTCGTAGTGTTAAAAATTCTGTTGGTACtgcatttattttcaatcttttTCTGTCCTGTCCTTCAGAAAGAAATTCTTTCTTGAAATGCCGTTCACAAATTCTGCTATATGCAGTTATAGAGGATTGTGTTTTATGAATAGCTGTGATCCATTTTTCTGATAAAAGTTTGTCATCTAATGGGaatctgaaatatattttcaaatgttttatttttatgtatgttaTGTGTGATTCTACTATTGTAAAAGGTTACATGTATTTCAGCATGCTCACCTGAAGAAAGAAATTCCACAGTTTTTCGTTTGCATGCTTTGGCACTCGTTTATCACGCACTT comes from Ooceraea biroi isolate clonal line C1 chromosome 8, Obir_v5.4, whole genome shotgun sequence and encodes:
- the LOC105287826 gene encoding uncharacterized protein LOC105287826 isoform X2 — protein: MPTKCVINECQSMQTKNCGISFFRFPLDDKLLSEKWITAIHKTQSSITAYSRICERHFKKEFLSEGQDRKRLKINAVPTEFLTLRVDPLQEQNKRLRINAAPTEPLTVQVDPLQGQNKRVKINAVPTKFLALRVDPLQEQNKRVKINTVPTKLLALRVDPLQEQNKRLKINVVPTKLLALRVDPLQEQNGLINLHGQVKTGCKEEIVAKRDVISNICNRNAHIVPISVKEIVRTNKCIPTNEPNPGLQIVRTNKCLPTNEPNLELQIKTLKADNERLRALVQSLKDDHTRQLENQAEMFRHLLREQKEVMKNKLTSALNKVKLLKRQRKRLDVKITDLKKAKDKKIITKSIS
- the LOC105287831 gene encoding adenosine kinase translates to MFRPRSSIRKMVEKISLQKTIARLDFPAIIAFGNPLLDIFVMLENDDLFKKYNLKTDGETELCEEKMQELTADLPSESEQNMCPGGSAQNTMRILQWLCDDTHESQIGIFHGGLGNDQNGSILEKLVRISGVDVRYAIHPTLPTGLCVSLVHDTSRSLVANLGAANVYTLDDLKKANLRLDNVKVIYIEGYFITHSLDVAKELVKRAQETNIIIAFNLSGLYIFQNHHAAICEMVGYAKIVFGNAREMIALAQALNVKYDDVTDIPFLLNSLKRITVDISSASCKDWLADDGIFVMTRGGSAPAIIVWGKGQSIQIPPISPKAPIVDTTGAGDALVAGFLAGVLAHWDPKNCLELGCKVASYMITRFGVTLPCNLPPDLLP
- the LOC105287826 gene encoding uncharacterized protein LOC105287826 isoform X1 — its product is MPTKCVINECQSMQTKNCGISFFRFPLDDKLLSEKWITAIHKTQSSITAYSRICERHFKKEFLSEGQDRKRLKINAVPTEFLTLRVDPLQEQNKRLRINAAPTEPLTVQVDPLQGQNKRVKINAVPTKFLALRVDPLQEQNKRVKINTVPTKLLALRVDPLQEQNKRLKINVVPTKLLALRVDPLQEQNGLINLHGQVKTGCKEEIVAKRDVISNICNRNAHIVPISVKGMYLVRMYAYNFGIGNSNTFVYVEIVRTNKCIPTNEPNPGLQIVRTNKCLPTNEPNLELQIKTLKADNERLRALVQSLKDDHTRQLENQAEMFRHLLREQKEVMKNKLTSALNKVKLLKRQRKRLDVKITDLKKAKDKKIITKSIS